One segment of Geomonas ferrireducens DNA contains the following:
- a CDS encoding DUF2442 domain-containing protein translates to MDKVVSVKALTDKKVAVVFADGKSGVFDVAPYIKTEFFERLNDAAYFNQVRLFFSGIGWPEGQDFGPDTIAAELQPMRE, encoded by the coding sequence ATGGACAAGGTGGTTTCAGTAAAGGCATTAACTGACAAGAAAGTCGCCGTGGTTTTCGCTGACGGGAAATCAGGGGTGTTTGACGTCGCGCCCTACATAAAGACAGAATTTTTTGAACGCCTCAACGACGCTGCGTATTTCAACCAAGTGCGCCTCTTCTTTTCGGGAATAGGATGGCCGGAGGGACAGGATTTCGGCCCTGACACCATCGCGGCTGAGTTGCAACCTATGCGGGAGTAG